From a region of the Candidatus Hydrogenedentota bacterium genome:
- a CDS encoding RtcB family protein — protein sequence MENACRLPVAVRGALMPDAHVGYGLPIGGVLAVRNAVIPYAVGVDIACRMKMTVLDWPVSALTDRVGELRRAIETETRFGVGAEFKERRAHDVMDLDWGVSTVTKSLKDKAWAQLGTSGSGNHFVEFGALEVTAPDAGLPPGVYLALLSHSGSRGTGAEVCRHYSALARKRQSGLPENMAHLAWLDLDSAEGREYWRAMRLMGEYAAANHALIHRHILRSLGAEALLGVENHHNFAWKERHGGEELVVHRKGATPAGKGALGVIPGSMAAPGYVVRGRGNPDSLESASHGAGRAMSRTQAKKTLHWADMQGMLRERGVTLLSAGLDESPAVYKDIGQVMAAQDDLVEVLARFDPKLVKMAPAGERPED from the coding sequence ATGGAGAACGCCTGCCGCCTGCCCGTGGCCGTGCGCGGCGCGCTCATGCCCGACGCGCACGTCGGCTACGGCCTGCCCATCGGCGGCGTGCTCGCCGTCCGCAACGCCGTCATCCCCTATGCCGTCGGCGTGGACATCGCCTGCCGCATGAAGATGACCGTGCTGGACTGGCCCGTCTCGGCCCTCACGGACAGGGTGGGCGAACTGCGCCGCGCCATCGAAACGGAGACCCGCTTCGGCGTCGGCGCCGAGTTCAAAGAGCGCCGCGCCCATGACGTCATGGACCTCGACTGGGGCGTGTCCACCGTCACAAAGTCCCTCAAGGACAAGGCCTGGGCGCAGTTGGGCACCAGCGGCAGCGGCAACCATTTCGTCGAGTTCGGCGCCCTCGAGGTCACCGCGCCCGACGCGGGCCTGCCCCCCGGCGTGTACCTGGCCCTGCTGAGCCACAGCGGCAGCCGCGGCACCGGCGCCGAGGTCTGCCGGCACTACAGCGCCCTGGCGCGGAAACGGCAAAGCGGCCTCCCCGAAAACATGGCCCACCTCGCCTGGCTGGACCTGGACTCCGCCGAAGGGCGCGAGTACTGGCGGGCCATGCGGCTCATGGGCGAGTACGCCGCCGCAAACCACGCGCTCATCCACCGGCACATCCTCCGCAGCCTCGGCGCGGAGGCCCTGCTCGGCGTCGAGAACCACCACAACTTCGCCTGGAAAGAGCGCCACGGCGGCGAGGAGCTCGTGGTCCACCGCAAGGGCGCCACCCCCGCCGGAAAAGGCGCCCTCGGCGTCATCCCCGGCTCCATGGCCGCGCCGGGCTATGTCGTGCGCGGCAGGGGGAACCCCGACAGCCTCGAAAGCGCCTCCCATGGCGCGGGCAGGGCCATGAGCCGGACCCAGGCGAAAAAGACGCTCCATTGGGCCGACATGCAGGGCATGCTCCGCGAGCGCGGCGTGACCCTCCTCTCCGCCGGGCTGGACGAGTCCCCCGCGGTGTACAAAGACATCGGCCAAGTCATGGCCGCCCAAGACGACCTCGTCGAGGTGCTCGCCCGCTTCGACCCCAAACTCGTCAAAATGGCCCCCGCCGGAGAGCGCCCCGAAGACTGA